The genome window GGCCGTtatttagaactaaccaaactTAGGGTTCAGAagcatttgaaaaataatagtCTAAATTGCGACTATTTCTTTGGTTTTCTTAATAAAGGTACCAGTTGAATCAGAAGATATTAGTGGTAGAACATTTATGAGCAACGAGGAATGACAGTCCAAATATTAAAATGGATCATTCTcgtgacattctgcattcatgcaaatatcattcatacgcattctagttaggagcatttgattcattttgatcatgacatcttaatcactaggcataaataggtccatgaaatggattttgcaggtcatgttccccagtggagcagacaaaagctactaatcctatctccctgaagttgcagtggagtggattaaaaccacagatcttatctctctaaagttgcagtagagcagatcgcatccagtcttatctccctgaagttgtagtggaacagacaAAAGAAgatacaaatcctatctccctgaagttacagtggagcggattaaaaccacagatcttatctctctgaagttacagtagagcagatcacatccagtcttatctccctgaatttgcagtggagcagacagaagaaaccaatcctatctccttgaagttgcagtggaacggattaaaatcacagatcttatctctctgaagttgtagtagagcagatcgtatccagtcttatctccctgaagttgcagggGAACAGACgaaagaaaccaatcctatctccctgaagttgcagtggagcgggttaaaaccacagatcttatctttctgaagttgcagtagagcagatcgcatcaagtcttatctctctaagtTACAAGGGAACAGACgaaagaaaccaatcctatctccctgaaggtGGAGTGGAGTGGAGCGggttaaaaccacagatcttatctctctgaagttgcagtagagcagatcgcatcaagtcttatctccctaagttaCAGGGGAACAGACgaaagaaaccaatcctatctccctgaagttgcaatggagcggattaaaaccacagatcttatatctctaaagttgcagtagaatagatcgcatccagtcttatctccctaagcagtagtggagtagacaaATATCAATCTCATCCCCATggagttgcagtagagtagatcgaaGCAACAAGGCGCAGTGGATTGGAGCAATACCAAGAGGTCAAGACTCGATGAGACCGGGCAATTTTGGCCTTTCTTaaaagtctttgcttcattcccgttgcatgacaatgagcaaagaggggcagctgtaaagCCCAAAATCTACCTAGGCCCAACAGTCCAATTACAAAAAAGTAAACCAAACAATTATATCCCAAATAGCAAAAAAACCTTAGGCCCAGATGgcccaaaatctaaaacaatATGTCAACAATTGTAAAAACGTCAACTTTTACTTCAATTATAATTAGTTTAACTATACTTTTTGAGtaatatatgtaaattaaattatagttatttttaaatgtgtcattataaaaaattatattttacattaattaaattatagttatttttaaatgtgtcattataaaaattacattttacattaaaattttaaattaataattttaaattaaatattataattatttttaaaagtgaatttaataatatgataaaaataaataatattttcattggTATAAAAGGTTTTTTTCAAACtctgttttatatattttactagcTAGAAATGTTACATGTGTTGCATATGATTTTATGCgttaatatttaatcaatttttaaatactGAATTTTTATTGCAgtatttaatgtaaaataatacttcttatttgaattattgaatataattaaaatatattaattttctattcaaatattataatagaaaagTTTTCATATCataagtaaaagaataatatattcAATGATTAATGCAAagtaacattatttaaaataataactatttagcaaaattaattctaatatcAACAGTATGAGCTAAAGGGTTTGGCAGGGCTTGAcccctaaattgaaaattttcaattttagtctgtttataatttataaaattttaaattagtgtatggtaaaattgtatttcgggcccaaaaataaaaaaaatgatttaattttttaaaattataaagatataagctattaacCAACAAATGGATAAGAAAAATACAATAGATGTAAATATATGTTGGAGCAATATAAAGcataagaaataaaaactaaaaacaccATTGTCAATGCAATTTTACCTTATATAACtcgaatttaaataataaaaacccaATACCTCAAATTTAACCAACAAACCGATaggaaaaatagtaaaaatgttaaaacatttgaatttaatatgtttcGAAATTTACAactcaaatattgatttttaaatctaaGCTAAATTGGAGTTTGAGGTGGATTGAAAGttgatttatcaatttttataccTAATTAATTGAGAGTCAATTCTCTTGCTTTACACCACCCTTAGCTGGCCTTACATTAGTTGGGTTGAAGTTGAAGTTGAGAGCAAGAAACGCGTCATTTTGGCTGGCATCCAATCCAATCTCACTCCTCCACTTCTTTACCTTCCTCTTTATTCTTTGCCTCTTTcctaaattaacttaaaaattttaattaattatataaatgacctatttttttattaaacacgTAAATGACCTAAAATCAATAGTGAAAGTTAGTGGAGTCATAGAGTTTGGAGTCACcaacatgccacgtcagcaatcaagataaaaaaattatttttttgtggaGCTATATAAAATGGCGCCACTTGTATAAGTATCAAAGAAATactataatttctaaaaaaatagagagactttaaaaaatattttccattttctggTGGAGCCACGTTTtcaatgtgattttttttaaagttttctaaaattttaaatatattaaaaatattaagtataattaattttaaaattttaatatacttaatatatattttaataggtaaaaacaaaaatattttcttaatatatttaaaattttaaaaacttaaaaacttaaatatattaaaattttaatatattaaaaatgttaaatataaccaattttaaaattttaatatatttgatatattttaaaaattaaatatattaaaaattgttaagtataatcaattttaaaattttaatatattcaatatagtttttaaaatatattttaaaattttaatatattcaatatagtttttaaaatatattttaaaatttaatatatttaatatatttttaataggtaaagagaaaaatatttttaatgtaaaaattttaaatatgttaaagaaaatgttgagtataaccaaatttaaaattttaatatacttaatatattaaaatatattaaaattttgaacctattaaaaattttaagtattaaccaatttaaaattttaatatatattttaggtaaagacatttaaaattttaaaaggaaaaaggggtgggtaactttgaaaacgGGTGGCGTCAATTTATTTGACTCCATTAGAAAATGGaaacttcttttaaagtctctatttttttttaaaattatagtattTTACTAGTATTTATATAGGTGTCGCCATTTTACACGATTCCActacaaaattgatttttttatcctGGTTGTTGATATGGCGCCAAACTCATTCGCTCTATCAACTTTCACTGTAAATTTTAGGtcatttatgtgtttaattaaaaaaataaatcatttatataattaattaaaatttgtaggtTAGTTTTATAAGAAAGCCTCTTTCCTACCACTTTCTACTTTCAACCCCCAAGAAAAAACCCTGCTATATAGGTACGTCCCTTCATCCCAAATCCCACAAAAACACATTCTCTTTTAGAGTTTTCTCACCACTTAATCAAATTCATCCATGGCTTCTTTTGCTACTTCCAATGTTGTTGTTCTGTATTTTGTTGTGTTAGTCTCTTGGATTCATTTCAATGCAGAAGCGAGGAGGCTTGGTGGGTCTGTCCCTGAGTCGGATCAAACCCAGCAGCCATTGCTGTTCCAATACCACAATGGCCCTCTTCTAACTGGCAACATCTCTGTTAATCTCATTTGGTATGGAAATTTCAAGCCTTCTCAACGTGCCATTGTGTCCGATTTCATCAATTCCCTCGCCTCTTCCAAGCTTGTTTCACCTCAACCCTCGGTTGCTACATGGTGGAAAGCCATGGATAAATACTATCACCTCACCAACAAATCTTCTTCCCTTGTCATTTCCTTGGGTTCACAAATCCTCGATGAGAGCTACTCTTTGGGGAAATCACTAACAAATGAACAAATCCTGCAATTAGCATCAAAGGGTTCTCAGAGAAACCCCATCAATGTTGTCTTGACATCAGCTGATGTTGCTGTTGAAGGGTTCTGCTCCAGCAGGTGTGGAACCCATGGTTCAGATTCTGGTTCCAAGTTGGCTGGGACTGTCACCAACCCATTTGGAAATGGCTACTATCAAGGTCCAAAAGAAGCACCAATGGAGGCTGCTTCCGCTTGCCCTGGGATTTATGGGAAAGGGGCTTATCCAGGCTATGCTGGGGACCTTCCAGTCGACGCTACAACCGGAGCTAGCTACAATGCACATGGTGTCAATGGAAGAAAGTACCTTCTTCCAGCTCTGTTCGACCCTTCAACCTCAACTTGTGCCACTCTAgcttaaaacaaatattattcatCCCAACATGCCAGTCCCTAgtaaaaattcttttattgtaccattcaatttattctttttacgTTACGATTGAATAGAGATTCAATTATTCATTGACAAAGGATTTCACAGAAACTTCTTTAGTATAACAATGAGAGATCACATTTGTTTAGTTTTAGTTCATAGTGGGCACACAAAATCACCACTTGTATCTACATCAAGATCTGTATCAGCATCCAAATCATCAAGATCCATGCTTCCTCCCATGGAAAATTCCCCAACCTTGGGGACCTCAGTCGTTTTCATGGCCTCCTGTATTATAAACTGTACCTCTTCAATGGTTTGTGAAGGGTTATTTACATCTTGGCTTTGCCAACTTCCACCTTCCATCAGTTCAATTGGCAAGTTCTTTAAGAACCAAGGGTGGCTTCTAATTTCTGGTATAGTTATTCTCTGCACCAACAAGTACGAGCATAAActattcaagaaaacaaatatGGATGATAGGCCAAATTAGCCAGCAATTAGCTTTCTTATGCATTACCATTTCAGGATTAGCCACAAATATCCGAGATAAAAGATGTTTGCACTCCATGGAAACTCTGACATAATCCGGAATCGAGTAGTGAGCACTGAGTATTCGCTGTCGTAAACAATATTAACTTAGTTAGAACCTCCGCTGCGAGTTTGGGAAAGCTCCAAATAATCGCATTGATTTCAGATGATGTCTATTTTCAAAGAGAAAATGGAGCtgaaaacttgtataaaacacTGACCCCAATtgtatttttgaagtttttgggATCATTAGGATCTTCAAAGGGATATGCCCCAACTAACATAACAAACAAGGTGACTCCACAGGACCAAACATCTGCAATCTATAGATAACTGTGGGATGTTATTTGGAGAaagaatatgtatatgtatatgtatatgtatatgtatatgtatatgtatatgtatgtacatgtatatatttatactacCTTGCCATCATATTCTTTCTTGGAGAGAACCTCGGGGGCTATATAAGCCGGTGTTCCTACAGTAGATTTTGGTTGAGAATGCAACACAGATGACTACAAAATTAGGGGGGGAAAAGTTAAGTAATCGAACTGTCAAAAGCTCAACTTTGTCTGCAAAAATGTGGATTAGATGAGTTCAATCGTATCACCTTTGAGTACCCGAAATCACATATTTTGACACGCGGTGCGGTGCTGCCATCGAGGAGAGTGTTTTCAAGCTTAAGATCTCTGTGACATATTTCCTAAAACAGAAATTCCCACAAACAAAATCAGCACTGCAACATTTGAAGAACTAGAAAAGGCTAGAATGCCAAAGTTTCATACCATGGAATGACAGTAACTGACTCCTGATATCAATTGCTGAAAGAAAAACCTTGCCTGTTAACATCTCCCATGGAAGATTTAGATATGAGAAAACTGTATTATGCAATAGAATAGAGTAAAATACACTTTTTCACTATGCTTTTTTGGACTATGggtattttagaatatttaccTCGTCTTCACTAAATCTACCAGCACTGCATATGCGCTCAAAGAGCTCTCCACCTGCAGCATACTCCATGACTATGGCTAGATGTGTAGGTGTAATAAGAACCTGCAAGAGCAATACATCAAAAGGAAAGTTAACCCCAAAATAAGTCAGGATAAAACACAGAGCCCTAACCTGTCTTCATTAAACATAATGGAGCAAAGCTAAGCCATACAAGAACAAGACAAGAAAGGATCATAGGTTATAAAAGAGTACCAACCTCTTTGAATCTAACAATATTGGGATGTTTTAATGATCTATGATTCATGATTTCCCTTTGCACATGTTCATCAATCtgcaaccaaaaagaaaaaaaaaaaaaccctttaagCAACAAACCCATATAAAAAATAGGATAATGAGAGAAAATCGGATTagaaatcaagaaaagaaaagttggaAAAAAGGATTTAATAAGATGTAAGAAATGGGGTATAGATAAGACAAGACCTTGTGGCCTCTCTCAATGAACTTAACAGCAAAGAGTTCTTTTGTCCATCTATCTCTAACAAGCTTGGCCACACCAAAATTCCCAGATCCTATATCTTTCACAATCTCGTAACGTtccatagtttttctttttgtcaaaagTATTCCCACTGCAAGTCTTTGATGTCTTCTTCTCTTTATTATGTCTCTGGAAAAACAACAgtgtaaaaggaaaaaaaagaagcacAAGAAGTCCAGCACTTAGGTGTGCTTTTTATTTCAAAGGTAGTTGCGGCAGAGAAGTGACAAccatcatcgtcatcatcatatttatcaaattctcacCATTACCAGACAAAAAATAGTCTTACAAGTTTAAAACCTGGAAGCCTCCTTTCTTTCACTGCAAAGGGAACACGTGTACAGAATGATGGAGCTTCCATTCATTGGAACATAAATGTTCAAAGAAAAAAGACAAAGTGCACTAGGGAATCACATAGCTTTAGAACTAAAATGAGGTATGGAATTTACAGTTCTGATAAATAAGGACAATAAAGACCAAGGAAGGTGGTGTGGGTGTGGGCTGAAAATCGCTTTTGGTGGTTTTTCAGCACAAGTATTAGGTCAAATCAAGGAAGATACATTCATTGAAGGAGTGGGTATTTCATGACATCGGATGAATGAATAATCAGTCATGTTCTTATTTTCTTTGGGTTTATCTTGTAaggtattttgaaattatagaaaaaaaaagtagtatactactattttatttcatatgatTGAAGGGGAATCCAATGGAAAATATAGCctcaaatttgtttatttgctCAATGATTGTAGGATGGAGTTGAAATTGCCATCAGATTTGACATCCCTTATCACCAAACTAAGAATACcatattgagggttaaaattCTTTAAGACCGAaacagagtttttttttttcattattgttaatttttttatttaaggattAGAGAAGAATTATAGGTGACtctagttataatattaaaaaaatattagtatcAATCTCGACACACACGTTGCCTTGGGTTAATTAGTTTTAAGTCAAATTATATAGTAAATAtgtgaaggttaaaatatacttCAAGTCCATGTCCtctttgtatatttaaaatttagtccttatttattcttaaaatgGAATCTCTCTACtctttagattaaaaaaaagacaatCAAGTATAGTTGTTAACACtagtactttttttattaaaattgttaatgtaacattttgaaattaataaaaaatcatttgtaAAAGACCTAAATGTAACAAAGAAATTTAACGgtgttaataattaaaactcaCATTACAATTTTAATCAGAATAAAGTAGTTAAATTAACCAATGATATTGTAAAACTTGAGGtgtcaaattatgttaaaaataagaTCTCAGATTTGAGTGTACTATAGggaccaaaactaaaatttgaccaatattatataatctaaaaaacaAAAGGTTGGTACACATGTCATAAGGAATGCCCATGACATTCTTTTTTAGATTAAAGAAATCCCAAATGTGAGCATAGTAGAAGGATCAAGATAACAATTTAACCGCTTTCTTACAATGATCATGTAGACAAGGCTTTAGAGTATATTGGATTTTGTCACACTTGCGGTGTGGGTGAAaagtttatgttaaaatatgttgttttaaaatttattcaataatgaATGTAGGTGGAGTACTaataatgaatttgatatatgcattttatatataatttctatttaaaataaataaaaatgaaaaaaagaatacCACGTGACAAGTAATgggaagaaagagaaagaaattctGGAGAGCTTTCAAAAGTTCCATACTATATTTATGGGTCCTTCTTTATAGTAATCAAAGGAAAGCAAAAGGGAGGCATCCATTCTTTTGATATTCTTCCATCCCAAAAAGTTGCCCCTCCATCAATGGAGTTGTCGAATTATGAGCAAAAGAGATTttaaggtttttcttttctttagtattttttatgcTTGTTTTAAGATTCATGTTTGGGGTTTGTGtctatcatttttaataatgttgtcTCCAAGATTTTAATTTGCGTTCTCCCTTTGAGAGTGTAATGTGTCTTATCATTGCATCAAATCActtattagtaaattttgagCGTATActttttatcatataaaatttatatacaagtTAATTAGTTAGTTAAATGGAATcatctagttaattaattattgtgtaaactttaatgaaaaattaaaatttttaaaaattatgatatttgatttgttatattttaatcacgTTCGTTAAAGTTCAGTTACTAAActtgtaatttaccctttattaTTTGTAACTTAGTAAAAATATTGGCGGTGGGAGTGCAACCATCAAGTGGACAACCACGGTTGGCTTGTTCCAAGGTAGGTCCAGTTTGCACTGGCAAAGTTTTATGTGTTGGGTTCAGGTCCAAtccaaattcataattaatctaataatttttttatttaaatcaagacttaatatataatttaatatttgagttcgatatttcttttaatatggtatttatattattatttttatctaatgtGGTACTTGAATGTGacaaaagttacatattttGGTATCCCAAAGTTAATGATGTTAACTTTTAGTGTTTAATCATGTTTTAGGGTTGATTATTATTATGCTTAAATCTgtcatgattttgttaatagacatgaatttgtttaattttgtattcattttgtcaaatacattccgataaatataatataaattaattcttagggttgattaaatgaaggttaattgctaatattattagctaattatgaAGTTTCATCAAACTAACTTTAAAACACGAAttcaacactaaaaattaacacTGTTATATTTAGatactaaaatgtataattttaaaaaagtatcacattaaaaaaatgttaaaccaggtaaatcaatataaaatatttttgtttatttaatattttttgaattgtaAATTGAACCCTAAACTGATTTAAGCTGAAATTAAACTAGATAGtctggaaaagaaaataaaacatcgTTGAaggatatttaaaaaattaattaactgtTGTGTAATTCGTGTATGCAATGTTAAGAAGGTTAAAATgtgttttaacttttcattcattttaagagtgatttgataaaaaatactaatttaaggaataaaacgaaaaattaaataaaattaaaataaatttatttataaagttgcaaaataaaataaaataatagagtGTTGGACagatatatttgatgttagTCATGCAGTTTATGcataaatatttgtttgaattaacaaattaaaacccGACTTTTACAAGAACAagtcaaatttctttttttcaaattactATTTGCGTTTGCAATGAAATTGCTAAAATACATCCAGCTCAAATGGCGTCCCTCTTTCTACCCAAAATTTAGATTATCATCTTGGTTTATTGTTAGGTGCAAATTAAGTTTTAGTTCCACATAATTAtagtaaagaaaaaagaatatgtgtttaagcataattaaatatttctttttattttttagattgaTTCTTAGTTTAATTGATATTATAGTGTTGTTGTCGGTGCAAGAGTATGTGAGTTCGAGTGTCTATTTAAAAGTTGGGGAGGAATATATCTAATTCTagacattgtatcaaaaaagaAGATATGATAAGAACTCATAATGAAATTATTgttcaaaaatgttttttttttaatttaaagattgCATATAAGTAAAAGtaacattaaaaacatgcaaagGACTTCATTCCATGACTTCAATtcctgctttttttttttaatatgggtTATGGAAAagattatttgataattaattaaaacaaaactttaaCCACTCTTTTCCtatttaatattacattttatttataaaatatttagaaagaaaaaccTAAACAAAAGATGATATAGAATGAACGATATCATACCAATACTTGGTCCAAACTACGAATAGTATCTCAGAACTGATATTCTGAAACTTGTAGCTTACccccacatatatatatatatattaaagttgcAATCAGAATTATTCGGTGTTTTGCAATGAAAATCATCCTAGAGGGACGACTTCtgtgccaaaaaaaaaaaaattagagtaaaTTGGTGGTGGAGAGCAGGAAgcaaagtattttaaaatactatcaAATTTGTTAAGTTGAAGAATGTGAGCATAAGCGAATTTGAAGTTTGAAGTCATGGTCATGGAAATTGCAACCTGTGGAAtatatgagaaaaattttaGGCGGATTTAAAGCCTTGAAATGGTAGCAATTCATATAGGAAGTTGCTAAGAACTTGGGGGAGTTAAGACTCCAAACATGTCGTACGTTAGTAGCTGTCAAATTAGGCTTTccttgttttgattttgaaaaagtaATGCCTCCTTCCTTATGAATCATAAATCAAACAACGTATATATACAAGGAAgcattgaattttggttaaacCAAGAAACTTCCTGGATATGGGACCAGACATCATCCCACAGATTCATCAGTTTTAAGGTTTTTGCTGTATATCTGGAACTTTTGTCCtttttattacaatataaaaaaCACGATCAACCCACATGACATGTCCAttcaaagaataaaataatttcgtACAATACAAAGCTTCTCCAAGTACAAGTACATATCTGCAACTTTCTCTTCtgtagttttacaaattagatCAATCAAAAACTAATCGGTTTCTAATCTACGTCAAAATGGAGCATAACAAACACCGCCATTAATGAACCCTAGTTTTTAAAAGCTCTCCTCCTTCCTCTTTGTATTTCTTGGAAGGAGCAACTTTGAGAAAAACCCAGTTCTGTTGCTTCTCAATCTGGATGAAAAAGCCACTGATCTGCTCTTTGTTAGTATATTTTTCCCACTGAAAAACAAGAAGGAAAAACTATCCTTTCCTTCCGTAGGAAAAGGGTAACGATGCATGGGAGAGGAGTAAGAAGaagctgaagaagaagaagaataagatgACAAGGAAGAAGAACAAGAAGAGGCAATCGTGGTAATTGTGGTGGTAGAACCCGAGCTCGAACTAGCTGATAACTGCAATAGTTTCTCTCGTAAACAAAGTGAACAAACGCCTGGGGATTGCCTGTGCTTTGGGTGTTTTTTGCAGGCTTTATCATTTAGCTTAGATCTTCCACctgcaacaacaacaacatctTTCTTTGATGACATTCTCAAGTTCGCCATTAGAGCTTTGCTTCGTAGCATTTTTGGTTGGTTGCGCCTTTGAGGGCTGTAAGAAGGATATTTAAAAGCTTTGTGGGGTGCATTTCCAAGAGACTTCATGGGAGGTTTCCTTCTGGCCTTGGtgtattttccttttcaatttctCGCTTTTTgactgtttttctttttcaattttgtgaTGTGTTATAAAGTGTTGGAAAAGTTGGATGAACGGATCTGATTGAGTGAAAGTTGGATGGGTTCCACTTGATTGTAGAATCCACGGTCGTGATCTTTTGTGTAAAAAACGATGCTTTAATGTGATGGCGGGCGTAGAAAATGAAGATATAGTCTTGAGACGAAAAGAAGTGGGCGTGATCAAAACAGTGGGAAATTTTGGGCCGTATTAAGttgggaaaataaaagggtCTAATTCTTCTTTCAGTCCCTGTATCCTTaccctttttgaaaattagtctttctatttttatttctaaaaatttatctAACAATTGAAGCTCA of Gossypium raimondii isolate GPD5lz chromosome 3, ASM2569854v1, whole genome shotgun sequence contains these proteins:
- the LOC105797226 gene encoding protein PHOSPHATE-INDUCED 1 yields the protein MASFATSNVVVLYFVVLVSWIHFNAEARRLGGSVPESDQTQQPLLFQYHNGPLLTGNISVNLIWYGNFKPSQRAIVSDFINSLASSKLVSPQPSVATWWKAMDKYYHLTNKSSSLVISLGSQILDESYSLGKSLTNEQILQLASKGSQRNPINVVLTSADVAVEGFCSSRCGTHGSDSGSKLAGTVTNPFGNGYYQGPKEAPMEAASACPGIYGKGAYPGYAGDLPVDATTGASYNAHGVNGRKYLLPALFDPSTSTCATLA
- the LOC105797225 gene encoding serine/threonine-protein kinase SAPK2 isoform X2, which gives rise to MERYEIVKDIGSGNFGVAKLVRDRWTKELFAVKFIERGHKIDEHVQREIMNHRSLKHPNIVRFKEVLITPTHLAIVMEYAAGGELFERICSAGRFSEDEQLISGVSYCHSMEICHRDLKLENTLLDGSTAPRVKICDFGYSKSSVLHSQPKSTVGTPAYIAPEVLSKKEYDGKIADVWSCGVTLFVMLVGAYPFEDPNDPKNFKNTIGRILSAHYSIPDYVRVSMECKHLLSRIFVANPEMRITIPEIRSHPWFLKNLPIELMEGGSWQSQDVNNPSQTIEEVQFIIQEAMKTTEVPKVGEFSMGGSMDLDDLDADTDLDVDTSGDFVCPL
- the LOC105797225 gene encoding serine/threonine-protein kinase SAPK2 isoform X1, which encodes MERYEIVKDIGSGNFGVAKLVRDRWTKELFAVKFIERGHKIDEHVQREIMNHRSLKHPNIVRFKEVLITPTHLAIVMEYAAGGELFERICSAGRFSEDEARFFFQQLISGVSYCHSMEICHRDLKLENTLLDGSTAPRVKICDFGYSKSSVLHSQPKSTVGTPAYIAPEVLSKKEYDGKIADVWSCGVTLFVMLVGAYPFEDPNDPKNFKNTIGRILSAHYSIPDYVRVSMECKHLLSRIFVANPEMRITIPEIRSHPWFLKNLPIELMEGGSWQSQDVNNPSQTIEEVQFIIQEAMKTTEVPKVGEFSMGGSMDLDDLDADTDLDVDTSGDFVCPL